Proteins encoded by one window of Cyclobacteriaceae bacterium:
- a CDS encoding four helix bundle protein, which translates to MAFKFENLKVWQKSIELSGEISELTEKFPKKEMFVLTSQIQRASDSIALNIAEGSTGQTNPEFRRFLAIALRSAIEVVCCLHIGKRRRLVNEKEFSYFYDFLTEIVKSIQALRNSIK; encoded by the coding sequence ATGGCATTTAAGTTTGAAAATCTTAAGGTCTGGCAAAAGTCAATTGAACTCTCAGGTGAAATTTCGGAGCTGACTGAAAAGTTTCCTAAAAAAGAAATGTTTGTTCTGACTTCACAAATTCAACGGGCATCTGATTCCATTGCATTAAATATTGCTGAGGGGTCAACTGGTCAAACCAACCCCGAATTCAGAAGATTTTTGGCAATTGCGCTGCGCTCTGCCATTGAAGTTGTTTGCTGCCTTCACATTGGAAAAAGAAGAAGATTAGTTAATGAAAAAGAGTTCAGCTATTTCTATGATTTTCTGACCGAGATAGTGAAAAGTATTCAGGCCCTTCGAAATTCAATTAAGTAA
- a CDS encoding phosphatase, protein MKLAAVDIGSNAIRFQVSSVLNSPERVIFKKMEYVRFPLRLGHDVFTMNRISEKSVAKFKKLMQVFKSLIELYEVDDYMACATSAMRESENGAELARQVKEEIGLDINIIDGKQEAEYINQAIISYLNDATYLHIDVGGGSTELNIYVHGKKVKTQSFKIGSVRILEHHDSPAMWADMEKWVKQNVKSDYGKVTAIGTGGNISKIFDLAQLKPHRLMSLKRVREIKEMVEKHTLEERIYKLQMNPDRADVIVPASSIYIKVMDWANAKYIQVPEVGLKDGIMLHLFRKNSSQKKIEFANIEDQSKGRKVIKF, encoded by the coding sequence ATGAAATTAGCCGCAGTTGATATTGGCTCCAACGCCATCCGCTTCCAGGTCTCTTCAGTTCTCAACTCTCCCGAACGCGTCATCTTCAAGAAAATGGAATACGTCCGCTTTCCACTTCGATTAGGTCATGATGTATTCACCATGAACCGCATCAGTGAAAAGAGCGTGGCAAAGTTTAAGAAACTGATGCAGGTATTTAAAAGTCTGATTGAGTTGTATGAGGTAGACGATTACATGGCCTGCGCCACCTCGGCCATGCGTGAATCAGAAAATGGGGCCGAACTGGCAAGGCAGGTTAAGGAAGAAATCGGACTGGATATTAACATCATAGATGGAAAACAGGAAGCCGAATACATTAACCAGGCCATCATCTCGTACCTAAACGATGCTACGTATCTGCACATTGATGTAGGAGGCGGTAGCACTGAGTTGAACATTTACGTGCATGGCAAAAAGGTAAAAACGCAGTCATTTAAAATTGGTTCGGTACGTATTCTTGAACATCACGACTCACCAGCCATGTGGGCAGACATGGAAAAATGGGTGAAGCAAAACGTTAAGTCCGACTACGGAAAAGTAACAGCCATCGGAACAGGCGGTAACATCAGCAAAATTTTTGACCTGGCACAACTTAAGCCTCACCGGCTAATGTCGTTGAAGCGCGTACGCGAGATCAAAGAGATGGTTGAAAAGCATACCCTTGAAGAGCGTATTTATAAACTGCAAATGAACCCCGACCGGGCAGATGTCATTGTACCCGCCAGCAGCATCTACATTAAAGTAATGGATTGGGCGAATGCGAAATACATACAAGTACCTGAAGTAGGATTAAAAGACGGCATCATGCTTCACCTGTTCAGGAAGAACTCAAGCCAAAAGAAAATCGAGTTTGCCAACATCGAGGATCAATCAAAAGGAAGGAAAGTGATTAAGTTCTAA
- the ppk1 gene encoding polyphosphate kinase 1: MNDPVAVRDQVLNRIDESRYISRDLSWIQFNYRVLDQAKHINRSIFDRLKFLAITASNLDEFCTIRLGSLYNYLDYGKERFDYSGLREEPFRKLLLNAIRNFVQDQHEYYIYKLKPLFQDNGFMICPYEELSEEHTRLVNDYFHHTIFPMLTPMAFDTYHTFPVLKNNRLLFGVVTKVIGDSQNQNRVSFIQVPSNIPRFFELKGDDAVRFIPIEEIIRHNIQHLFRNVDIQSINLFRINRNGDFTLDESDDIESNFLEDLKQKLKSRRSGRVVRMEVHGQVDPWMMRLLKIQWDIDDNNIFSIPTKSLLDLGSLTQIISHTEFKGRRAQHPGPIRPLNYPDEENQELFEILKERDILLHHPYNSMEPVLELLERAADDPYVLSIKITIYRVSRDSRVTRALLRAAENGKHVAVLFEVKARFDEENNMREAQRLQKAGCFVIYGVSSLKTHTKLMLIVRKEPDEKVYRYVHLSSGNYNESTSRLYTDIGLLTTKEIYANDVSEFFNVITGHSYPTTYRNLITSPRDMRIQLCNLVRREAENAKQGLPSGIVIKINSLQDKEFIDELYAASQAGVPIRLVVRGMCCLRPGRQGLSENIQVISIVGEYLEHSRIYYFHNEGDPKVYIGSADAMVRSFDRRIESLFMLDEAILKKQAMNILRFNLKDNVNTYIMQEDGTYTLKQLNDEPPFNVHKEFYTVSKEMVKDVQLF; the protein is encoded by the coding sequence ATGAATGACCCCGTAGCTGTTCGCGATCAGGTTTTAAACCGTATTGATGAAAGCCGTTACATTAGTCGTGACCTGAGCTGGATTCAATTCAACTACCGTGTGCTCGATCAGGCCAAGCACATCAACCGGAGTATCTTCGACCGATTGAAGTTTTTGGCCATTACGGCCTCCAACCTCGATGAATTCTGCACCATACGGCTCGGTAGTTTGTACAATTACCTCGACTATGGAAAGGAACGCTTCGATTACAGTGGGTTGCGCGAAGAACCTTTTCGGAAGTTGTTGCTTAATGCCATCCGGAATTTTGTTCAGGATCAGCACGAATACTATATCTATAAACTGAAACCCCTGTTTCAGGACAATGGATTTATGATTTGTCCGTATGAAGAGTTGTCGGAAGAGCATACCCGGCTGGTAAACGACTACTTTCATCATACAATATTCCCGATGCTAACCCCCATGGCATTTGATACCTATCATACATTTCCGGTGTTGAAGAATAACCGCTTGTTGTTTGGTGTGGTAACAAAGGTCATTGGCGATAGCCAGAATCAAAATCGGGTATCCTTTATTCAGGTGCCGAGTAATATTCCGCGTTTTTTTGAATTAAAGGGCGATGATGCTGTTCGGTTTATTCCCATTGAAGAAATCATCCGTCATAATATTCAGCACCTTTTCAGAAATGTCGACATCCAAAGCATTAACCTTTTCCGGATAAATAGAAATGGTGATTTTACGCTTGATGAAAGCGATGATATTGAATCGAATTTTCTGGAAGATTTAAAACAGAAGTTAAAGAGCAGACGAAGCGGTAGGGTAGTGCGCATGGAAGTTCACGGTCAGGTTGATCCATGGATGATGCGCCTGTTAAAAATTCAATGGGATATTGATGACAACAACATCTTCAGCATTCCCACCAAAAGCCTGTTGGATTTGGGTAGTTTAACCCAGATTATTTCGCATACTGAATTTAAAGGCAGGCGTGCGCAGCATCCGGGGCCAATACGCCCCCTGAACTATCCGGATGAAGAAAATCAGGAGTTGTTTGAGATTTTAAAGGAACGCGATATTCTATTGCATCATCCGTACAATTCGATGGAGCCCGTTTTGGAGTTGCTCGAACGTGCTGCAGATGATCCGTATGTATTGTCTATCAAAATTACGATCTACCGCGTTTCACGGGATTCTCGTGTGACCCGTGCATTGTTACGCGCAGCGGAAAATGGTAAACACGTAGCCGTGTTGTTTGAAGTGAAGGCGCGTTTTGATGAGGAAAACAACATGCGTGAAGCGCAGCGTTTGCAGAAGGCCGGTTGCTTTGTGATTTATGGCGTGAGTAGTTTGAAAACGCACACCAAGCTGATGCTCATTGTGCGGAAGGAGCCCGATGAAAAAGTATATCGGTATGTTCACCTGTCGAGTGGTAACTATAACGAATCCACTTCGCGACTATATACCGATATTGGCCTACTGACCACAAAGGAGATTTACGCCAACGATGTATCGGAATTCTTTAATGTAATCACAGGGCATTCGTACCCCACCACCTATCGAAACCTGATTACATCACCTCGTGATATGCGCATTCAGTTGTGCAACCTGGTTAGGAGAGAGGCAGAAAATGCTAAACAAGGTCTTCCTTCCGGTATCGTTATAAAAATAAATTCGCTGCAGGATAAAGAATTTATTGATGAGCTGTACGCGGCTTCACAAGCTGGCGTTCCGATTCGACTCGTTGTCCGAGGTATGTGCTGCCTGCGTCCCGGCCGACAGGGGTTAAGTGAAAATATTCAGGTGATCTCCATTGTGGGTGAGTACCTGGAGCATTCGCGGATTTATTATTTTCATAACGAAGGTGATCCGAAGGTGTACATCGGCAGTGCGGATGCCATGGTGCGAAGCTTTGATCGCAGGATTGAATCCTTATTTATGCTGGATGAAGCTATTCTGAAAAAGCAAGCCATGAACATTCTTCGCTTTAACCTGAAGGATAATGTGAACACCTACATCATGCAGGAAGACGGAACGTATACGTTAAAGCAATTAAATGATGAGCCTCCATTTAATGTACACAAGGAATTCTACACGGTTTCTAAGGAGATGGTGAAGGACGTTCAGTTGTTTTAG
- the gyrB gene encoding DNA topoisomerase (ATP-hydrolyzing) subunit B, which yields MSDVKKKAPADYSASNIQVLEGLEAVRKRPAMYIGDVSVKGLHHLIWEVVDNSIDEALAGYCDTIRVTVNEDNSILVEDNGRGIPTDIHVKEKRSALEVVMTVLHAGGKFDKNTYKVSGGLHGVGVSCVNALSEVLHATVYRDGKVFEQEYHRGVPQYAVRVIGDTDRRGTSVKFLPDKEIFTVTEYNYVTIASRLRELAFLNPGIKIYLTDLREKDEEGKPRQDEFFSEGGLREFVSYIDATREKLIPQPIYIENDKGDIPVQVALSYNTSFSENLVSYVNNINTHEGGTHVAGFRRALTRTLKTYADKSGLLDKVKIEINGDDFREGLTAVISVKVAEPQFEGQTKTKLGNSDAMGAVDQSVGEVLQYYLEEHPKEAKLIVSKVILAAQARHAARKAREMVQRKNVLTGTGLPGKLADCSSTDPGICELYLVEGDSAGGSAKQGRDRAFQAILPLRGKILNVEKAQEHKIYDNEEIKNIITALGVSFGTAEDGKALNLSKLRYHKIIIMTDADVDGSHIRTLILTFFFRYMKELIENGYVYIALPPLYLVKKGKEERYCWTEEERDALVKELGGGKDDSVTLQRYKGLGEMNPEQLWSTTMDPARRTLKQVSIESAAEADHLFSMLMGDEVAPRRDFIEKNAKYARIDI from the coding sequence ATGAGTGACGTAAAGAAGAAAGCGCCAGCCGATTATTCAGCCAGCAATATTCAGGTTTTAGAAGGCCTGGAGGCCGTACGTAAGCGCCCGGCCATGTACATTGGCGATGTGAGCGTGAAAGGGCTTCATCACCTCATTTGGGAAGTGGTGGATAACTCGATCGATGAGGCTTTGGCCGGCTATTGCGATACCATCCGCGTAACCGTAAATGAAGATAATTCCATCCTGGTGGAAGATAACGGCAGGGGTATACCTACTGATATCCATGTGAAGGAAAAACGCTCAGCCCTGGAGGTGGTCATGACGGTGTTGCACGCAGGGGGCAAGTTCGATAAAAACACATATAAGGTATCCGGTGGTTTGCATGGTGTTGGGGTTTCTTGCGTAAATGCCTTATCGGAAGTACTGCATGCAACGGTTTACCGCGATGGCAAAGTATTCGAACAGGAGTATCACCGGGGTGTACCCCAGTATGCCGTTCGGGTAATTGGCGATACGGATAGGCGTGGAACTTCCGTGAAGTTTCTTCCGGATAAAGAGATCTTTACCGTTACAGAATACAATTACGTAACCATTGCTTCACGCTTGCGCGAGTTGGCGTTTTTGAATCCGGGTATCAAAATTTACCTGACCGATCTTCGGGAAAAAGATGAAGAAGGCAAGCCTCGTCAGGATGAGTTTTTCTCTGAAGGCGGACTTCGTGAGTTCGTCAGCTACATTGATGCAACCCGCGAAAAGCTTATTCCGCAGCCGATATACATTGAAAATGATAAAGGCGATATACCGGTTCAGGTAGCCTTAAGTTACAATACCTCATTTAGTGAAAACCTGGTTTCGTATGTGAACAACATCAATACGCACGAGGGGGGTACGCATGTGGCTGGTTTTAGAAGGGCGCTTACGCGTACATTAAAAACTTATGCCGATAAATCAGGCTTGCTGGACAAAGTAAAAATTGAAATCAACGGAGACGACTTCCGTGAAGGCCTTACTGCGGTCATCTCAGTAAAAGTAGCCGAACCTCAATTTGAAGGACAAACCAAAACCAAGCTCGGTAACTCCGATGCGATGGGTGCGGTTGATCAATCGGTAGGTGAGGTGTTGCAGTATTATTTGGAAGAACATCCAAAAGAAGCCAAGCTGATCGTAAGTAAAGTTATTCTGGCGGCACAAGCCCGTCATGCGGCACGCAAGGCACGCGAAATGGTTCAGCGTAAGAACGTACTAACAGGAACCGGATTACCGGGCAAGCTGGCCGACTGCTCCAGCACTGATCCCGGTATTTGCGAACTGTACCTGGTGGAGGGTGACTCTGCCGGAGGCTCAGCCAAGCAAGGAAGAGACCGTGCTTTCCAGGCGATTCTTCCGCTTCGTGGAAAAATCCTGAACGTGGAAAAAGCGCAGGAACACAAAATCTACGACAACGAAGAAATCAAGAATATCATTACAGCCCTGGGCGTTTCCTTTGGAACTGCCGAGGATGGAAAAGCGTTGAATCTGTCGAAGCTCCGGTACCATAAAATCATCATCATGACCGATGCGGATGTTGATGGCAGCCACATTCGTACGCTGATTTTGACCTTCTTCTTCCGTTACATGAAGGAGTTGATCGAAAATGGTTATGTGTACATTGCACTTCCTCCTTTGTATTTGGTTAAGAAGGGCAAAGAAGAGCGCTATTGCTGGACAGAGGAAGAGCGTGATGCTTTGGTAAAGGAGTTGGGTGGCGGAAAGGATGATTCGGTAACGTTGCAGCGCTACAAGGGTTTGGGAGAAATGAACCCCGAGCAGTTGTGGTCGACTACCATGGATCCTGCCCGCAGAACGCTAAAGCAGGTAAGCATTGAATCAGCTGCGGAAGCAGACCACTTGTTCTCCATGTTGATGGGTGATGAAGTGGCGCCTCGCAGGGATTTCATTGAGAAGAATGCGAAGTACGCCCGCATCGATATTTAA
- a CDS encoding leucine-rich repeat domain-containing protein, producing MKNRLVIALLFITVLVAEAQISAPVFKDKTDSTQYSQVQIAIRELVQQNPNSMENRKKFDSLLTISNTLRAKIIGYKVIYKPNDEFTDYQDVLNGKVDPKQVTQLSFSNNSLKKLPKIIFECANLKELELVNTRVKKLPKKLGNLPELKSIYVYNHTPKARLRLAKNKTIEEVLIRGTEAARLPKKYKAFTSLRELDLSGNIGFNQFPAITQNKKLVKLNLIGNQLTLNDLKKIRSSSLEELNLIGNKVTHVPAEIAHFPSLKKLVLSNNQVSHIDPAIGQLKKLEELAFYNCKLKELSKGIEELENLRQIDLYFNQLTAVSIDLSKLKKLEILYLSNNELTALTESIGQLSNLQELYLSHNKLNYLPKSLSNLSQLKVLRVNNNSLTTFPYEILSLKNLENLDISRTNLYGIPEELSTFDKLQIFALTGNAWEKDDDIIRIAEVLRKKGTVVHLNTLEDEVDPPGDN from the coding sequence ATGAAAAACAGACTTGTCATAGCCCTTCTTTTCATTACTGTTTTGGTCGCTGAGGCCCAGATTTCCGCTCCTGTTTTCAAAGACAAAACAGATTCAACACAATATTCTCAGGTTCAAATTGCAATACGGGAACTTGTACAGCAAAATCCAAACTCAATGGAGAACCGCAAAAAGTTTGATAGTCTGCTAACTATTTCCAACACCCTGAGAGCGAAGATTATTGGCTACAAAGTGATTTACAAGCCAAATGATGAATTTACAGATTACCAGGATGTATTGAACGGTAAGGTAGATCCCAAACAAGTAACACAACTAAGCTTCTCCAATAATTCGCTTAAAAAATTACCGAAAATAATTTTTGAGTGTGCCAACCTGAAAGAACTTGAACTGGTGAATACCCGTGTTAAAAAGCTTCCCAAAAAGCTGGGCAATCTCCCAGAACTGAAAAGCATTTATGTATACAACCACACTCCAAAAGCGCGATTGCGTCTTGCAAAAAATAAGACAATCGAAGAGGTGCTCATTCGCGGAACGGAAGCAGCAAGGCTACCTAAGAAGTACAAAGCTTTTACTTCACTTCGTGAACTTGATCTGTCTGGAAATATAGGATTCAATCAATTTCCAGCGATCACACAAAACAAGAAATTGGTTAAACTCAATCTGATAGGAAACCAGTTAACTCTGAATGATTTGAAAAAGATACGCAGTAGTTCACTAGAAGAATTAAACCTAATAGGAAATAAGGTTACGCATGTTCCGGCAGAAATTGCTCACTTTCCTTCGCTTAAGAAATTAGTTCTGAGTAATAATCAAGTAAGTCATATTGATCCGGCCATCGGTCAACTGAAAAAACTGGAGGAACTGGCTTTTTACAATTGTAAGCTCAAAGAACTAAGCAAAGGCATTGAAGAACTTGAAAACCTGCGGCAAATTGATTTGTACTTCAATCAGTTGACTGCCGTTTCAATCGATCTGAGCAAACTAAAAAAGCTGGAGATCTTATATCTTTCCAATAATGAACTAACCGCATTAACGGAAAGCATCGGACAACTATCCAACCTTCAGGAGCTATACTTATCGCATAACAAACTCAACTACCTTCCCAAAAGTCTTTCAAATCTGAGTCAACTGAAAGTACTTCGCGTAAACAATAACTCATTAACAACCTTTCCTTACGAAATTCTATCCTTGAAGAACCTGGAGAATCTGGACATTTCCCGCACCAATCTCTATGGCATACCAGAAGAACTTAGCACATTTGATAAACTGCAGATTTTTGCACTCACGGGAAATGCATGGGAAAAAGATGACGACATCATCCGTATTGCTGAAGTACTGCGCAAGAAAGGAACGGTCGTTCACCTGAATACCCTCGAGGATGAAGTGGACCCACCCGGGGATAATTAG
- a CDS encoding polyphosphate kinase 2 family protein — MLSDEKLINAKKLYAKPGKKVKLADFDTEYKGKQLVKKEAERLLEEGRKHLAEIQDMLYAHNQYSILIIFQAMDAAGKDGAVKHIMSGFNPLGVKVYSFKAPTSHELDHDFFWRHNLALPARGEIAIHNRSHYENVLVTKVHPEWILNENIPGIETVKDINDKFWENRYKQIVRYEKNLAANGTIILKFFLHVSKKEQKKRFLERIDDPSKNWKFSLSDLKERGFWDDYQRAYEMAISETSKEHAPWFIIPADDKWYARLAIAAIIYRQFKKLNMSYPQVTDAQKAELQKARLHLMAENGSTKSTKAKSKKVKKAAS, encoded by the coding sequence ATGCTCTCCGATGAAAAATTAATTAATGCCAAGAAGCTTTATGCCAAACCAGGTAAAAAAGTAAAACTAGCGGACTTTGATACTGAATACAAAGGCAAACAACTGGTAAAGAAAGAAGCTGAGCGGTTACTTGAAGAGGGGCGTAAACACCTCGCTGAAATTCAGGATATGCTGTATGCGCATAATCAATACAGTATTCTCATTATTTTTCAGGCCATGGATGCAGCCGGCAAGGATGGTGCGGTAAAGCATATCATGTCGGGGTTTAATCCGCTTGGTGTTAAAGTGTATAGCTTCAAAGCGCCAACCTCACATGAACTCGATCACGATTTCTTTTGGCGCCACAACCTGGCCTTACCGGCACGAGGGGAGATCGCGATTCATAACCGTTCGCATTATGAGAATGTGTTGGTGACTAAAGTTCATCCAGAGTGGATTTTGAATGAAAACATACCGGGAATTGAAACGGTAAAGGATATCAACGATAAGTTTTGGGAAAATCGGTACAAGCAAATTGTTCGTTATGAAAAGAACCTTGCGGCAAACGGAACCATCATTCTGAAATTCTTTTTGCATGTATCCAAAAAGGAGCAGAAGAAGCGATTTCTTGAACGCATTGACGATCCATCGAAGAACTGGAAGTTTTCGTTGTCGGATTTAAAAGAGCGCGGCTTTTGGGATGATTACCAGCGGGCGTATGAGATGGCCATTTCAGAGACATCAAAAGAACATGCTCCGTGGTTTATTATACCAGCCGATGATAAGTGGTATGCACGATTGGCCATTGCAGCCATCATTTATCGGCAATTTAAAAAACTCAACATGAGTTACCCTCAGGTTACCGATGCACAAAAGGCAGAATTGCAAAAAGCACGATTACACCTGATGGCCGAGAATGGCTCTACGAAATCAACTAAAGCAAAAAGTAAAAAGGTAAAGAAAGCTGCATCCTAA
- a CDS encoding CoA-binding protein, protein MKTVIIGATPNPSRYAYLAAEMLTEYDHEFVPVGIKKGELFGKEILDIRTKPPVADVDTVTMYIGPQHQPEWYEYIIGLKPRRIIFNPGTENYEFETLARENKIEPIEACTLVMLRTGQY, encoded by the coding sequence ATGAAGACGGTTATTATTGGGGCAACACCTAATCCATCACGCTATGCTTACCTCGCAGCCGAAATGCTAACGGAGTATGATCATGAATTTGTGCCTGTGGGAATAAAAAAGGGCGAACTTTTCGGAAAGGAGATTCTAGACATCCGGACAAAACCACCTGTTGCGGATGTGGATACAGTAACGATGTACATCGGTCCGCAGCACCAGCCTGAATGGTACGAATACATCATCGGGTTGAAACCTCGCAGAATCATTTTTAATCCGGGTACGGAGAATTATGAATTTGAAACGTTAGCCCGGGAAAATAAAATTGAACCTATCGAAGCGTGTACGTTGGTGATGCTCCGCACCGGGCAGTACTAA
- a CDS encoding FAD-dependent monooxygenase — protein MSVKEIILSPEEAFDESRFTTSIYQKLGIKQDGDQWVRPIKRSIDARGKKIVVRVQCEVFPASEKKPLITYSRNYPDVNHKPAVIIVGSGPAGLFAALRLIEFGIKPIILERGADVRARRRDLAAINKDQIVNPDSNYCFGEGGAGTYSDGKLYTRSKKRGDVARIMEILVAHGAKEEILFDAHPHIGTNKLPKLIEEIRKSILDAGGEIHFNTRVVDFILDDNHIAGVKTLSGETFTGEAVILATGHSARDIFELLHARKILIEQKPFALGLRVEHAQQLIDRIQYHCPVERGPYLPASSYALVHQAHVNGQQRGVFSFCMCPGGFIVPSATAPGEVVVNGMSPSRRDSRFANSGIVVSVSEADFKPYTKFGPLAGVHFQAAIEKQACATAGGSQVAPAQRLADFVERKVSNSLLDTSYQPGLASVDLAEVLPGFIAESLRQGFKNFGSKMKGYLTNEAQVVGVESRTSSPVRIPRDRETLEHPQVKGLFPCGEGAGYAGGIVSAAMDGERCAEAVCLKIGVNTKE, from the coding sequence ATGTCAGTAAAAGAGATCATTCTTTCGCCTGAAGAGGCATTTGATGAAAGTCGGTTCACGACTTCGATTTACCAGAAACTTGGTATTAAGCAAGATGGCGATCAGTGGGTTCGGCCCATCAAGCGTTCCATCGATGCCCGCGGCAAGAAAATAGTGGTGCGTGTTCAATGCGAAGTTTTTCCGGCTTCCGAAAAAAAACCGTTGATCACGTATTCCAGAAATTATCCTGATGTTAATCATAAGCCTGCAGTTATCATCGTGGGTTCCGGTCCAGCAGGTTTGTTTGCCGCATTACGGTTAATTGAATTCGGCATTAAGCCAATTATTCTCGAACGCGGTGCTGATGTGCGTGCGCGCAGGCGCGATCTGGCAGCTATTAATAAAGATCAAATAGTTAATCCTGATTCCAATTACTGCTTTGGCGAGGGCGGTGCCGGCACTTATTCGGATGGGAAGCTCTACACCCGTTCAAAAAAGCGGGGAGATGTTGCCCGTATTATGGAGATTCTTGTAGCACACGGAGCAAAAGAAGAAATTCTATTCGATGCACACCCGCATATCGGAACGAATAAGTTGCCAAAATTGATTGAAGAGATCAGAAAAAGCATTCTGGATGCCGGTGGCGAAATTCATTTTAACACACGTGTTGTCGATTTTATTTTAGATGACAATCATATTGCAGGAGTTAAAACGCTTTCAGGCGAAACATTTACAGGTGAAGCGGTAATATTAGCTACCGGTCATTCCGCTCGTGATATCTTCGAATTACTTCACGCTCGAAAAATTTTGATAGAACAGAAGCCTTTCGCGCTTGGTCTGCGGGTGGAGCATGCACAACAACTGATCGACCGGATCCAATACCATTGTCCCGTTGAGCGTGGACCTTATTTACCGGCATCATCGTATGCGTTGGTGCATCAGGCTCACGTTAACGGCCAGCAGCGCGGTGTGTTTTCTTTTTGCATGTGTCCCGGTGGATTTATTGTTCCCTCAGCAACTGCACCGGGTGAAGTGGTGGTGAATGGCATGAGCCCTTCGCGAAGAGATTCGCGTTTTGCTAATTCAGGTATTGTTGTTTCAGTCAGTGAAGCAGACTTTAAACCCTATACAAAATTTGGTCCGCTGGCAGGCGTGCATTTTCAAGCGGCCATAGAAAAGCAAGCGTGTGCCACGGCTGGTGGCTCACAAGTAGCTCCCGCACAACGATTGGCCGATTTTGTTGAGCGAAAGGTTTCTAATTCATTGCTGGATACTTCTTATCAGCCGGGCCTTGCATCGGTTGATCTTGCTGAAGTGTTGCCCGGGTTTATTGCAGAATCCTTACGTCAAGGCTTTAAAAACTTTGGGTCTAAAATGAAAGGCTACCTCACCAACGAGGCGCAAGTAGTGGGGGTGGAGAGCCGAACTTCATCGCCTGTTCGTATTCCGCGCGATAGGGAAACCTTGGAGCATCCACAGGTTAAGGGATTATTCCCCTGTGGAGAGGGAGCGGGCTATGCAGGTGGAATTGTTTCGGCTGCGATGGATGGTGAACGATGTGCTGAAGCTGTGTGTTTGAAGATTGGAGTTAATACTAAAGAATGA